GAGCAGGACGGTACGCAAGACTTTTCTTCGAGCACCTGGGCAAGGAGGACCTGTTTCTTTACTGCTATGACACAAACGAGTTCATGCTTGAGAGCCTCGAACAGTACCTTGAGGATCACGACATCCGAAACTACGTGACCAAAATCGCCATGGCACAGGAACTTCCAATCGCAGATAGTGCCCTTGACGCCGTATTCTGCTTCAACGCCATACATTTTTTCAATACCCCGAAATTCCTGAGGGAAAGTGCAAGGGTGCTCCAAGAGGGATCGTTTCTTTTTATTTACACAAGAACCAAGACCCAGAGCATGAAAAGCATATGGGGAAAACACTTCCCGTCGTTTAACCAGAAGGAATCGGACTTTTACAATACCGAAAGACTTGAGGATGAAATCAAAAGCACAGAGGGGCTTGAGCTTATTGAGACGAAAACATTTGTTCTCGCCAGGGAGAATTCCCTGCAGGAACTGGTTGAGAGGA
The window above is part of the Candidatus Dadabacteria bacterium genome. Proteins encoded here:
- a CDS encoding class I SAM-dependent methyltransferase, whose protein sequence is MKSQQFIKKTQSHYARVAAIYRSLRVTDSEPVLYIKGIIGDKGKIKAADVGAGAGRYARLFFEHLGKEDLFLYCYDTNEFMLESLEQYLEDHDIRNYVTKIAMAQELPIADSALDAVFCFNAIHFFNTPKFLRESARVLQEGSFLFIYTRTKTQSMKSIWGKHFPSFNQKESDFYNTERLEDEIKSTEGLELIETKTFVLARENSLQELVERTQSKHYSTFYLYESQEFERSLAEFRKNIRESYEDPDKINWSDEKTMYTVLRK